The following coding sequences are from one Gadus macrocephalus chromosome 3, ASM3116895v1 window:
- the LOC132454082 gene encoding testican-3-like: MKEQVEVRRFIRLFTGYTAAMGIEPRAFKKKKSDSPSPPHPSHLPSEFGLGALPICKDPLGWMFSRLDTNFDLQLDQSETRSLYLDRNEPCSEALFRSCDVRRDQLLSSSEWCTCFQRHTDSPCKVELSNVNKKQAGKKLLGQYLPACDEEGYYRTHQCHGSSGQCWCVDRYGNEATGSRTHGPADCGVVLESSGDPGSGDSLFSDEDKDSFGRNAKAGMDDDEDDEDEDDDDGTDEYLS; the protein is encoded by the exons ATGAAAGAGCAGGTAGAAGTTAGGCGATTCATAAGGTTGTTTACAGGTTACACTGCGGcaatggggatcgaacccagagcatttaaaaagaaaaagagtgactcccccagcccccctcacccctctcatcTCCCTTCAGAGTTTGGCTTGGGGGCGTTGCCCATCTGCAAAGACCCCCTAGGCTGGATGTTCTCCCGGCTGGACACCAACTTTGACCTCCAGTTGGACCAGTCGGAGACCAGGAGCCTGTACCTGGACCGCAACGAGCCGTGCTCCGAGGCGCTCTTCAGGTCCTGCGACGTCCGCCGCGACCAGCTCCTCAGCAGCTCTGAGTGGTGCACCTGCTTCCAGAGACACACGG aCTCCCCCTGTAAGGTAGAGCTGTCAAATGTCAACAAGAAGCAAGCTGGGAAAAAACTACTTG GTCAGTACCTGCCTGCCTGTGATGAGGAGGGGTACTACCGGACCCACCAGTGCCACGGCAGTAGCGGGCAGTGTTGGTGTGTGGATCGCTATGGCAACGAGGCCACTggctcacgcacacacggccCAGCGGACTGCG GCGTCGTCTTGGAGTCTTCCGGGGACCCTGGCAGCGGAGATTCTCTGTTCTCGGACGAAGACAAGGACTCCTTCGGTCGGAACGCCAAGGCCGGGATggacgacgacgaggacgatgaagatgaggacgacgacgacggcacCGACGAATACCTGTCGTAA